From the genome of Salvia splendens isolate huo1 chromosome 7, SspV2, whole genome shotgun sequence:
GGAGTATAACATGTGAAgcaaatcataataaaatcatttgTAAGGATTTGTTTGATAGGAGTATGTTCTGTTGATGAAAGTATACATTGATATCATGTTGTTAAAGAAATGATGGTGTGATTAAATTTGTCGAGTAGGCAGGTTTGATCATTCTTTTTATCTTGGGGTCGAGGAGAAATGCTGTGCCTCCTCAACCTTGTACTGCTACAAGTCCTGTACCAGTTCACTGTACAAAGTCATCTGGGGGTTCATCTCGAGAGTCGAATGCTCTTCAAGGTAGTTCACAACACTTTTAGGGTCAGAAACATCAAGTCCTAAGCAATATTGAATTATGTTCCAGCATCTTCCAGACATGATCATGTTCCTTGGATTCCTTTCCCTCGTATCAGGCCTTAGAAGAATCATCTGGTCAGGACAGACTGGTAAGCAGCCTACttttaattagtactccatattttgGGGGAATGGTGATGAAATGTACTCCATGTCAACCTGTCTAAGTACaacatttcttattttttcaaCAGATTCATGAGGTTTGATCTAAATTCTTTTTACGAGTGAGAACCATCTCTTTCTCAGCAGTGTCTTGCAACCAGTTTTTGTATACTATTTTACTATGATATGATTATGTTCCTCATAATTGGCACATTACAGAATCAGCTCCCCTTTTCATTTCAGGAGATACGAGGCTTGATCTTAGCGAGCCTGCGGTAAATCCTTTAATTAGTCTTCAATCAACATGATAAAATtcagttcatcaaatccatgttGTGCAACAGTTGCCATGGGAGTACTGGACTGAGTGAGGAAATGATTCGAGCCTCTATGAAAGAGCGGAAGCACGGAGCCTTGGAGTCAGTGGAACAATGCTGCATCTGTCAGGTTAGAACTACTCTTTATTTATGCAAATCTGGTGGCACTGATTCAGGAGGATTATGTTGATGGAGATGATCTCGGGATATTGGATTGTAAGCACGAGTTCCACATCGAGAAATGGTTGCTACTGAAGAACAGATGCCCAATTTGCAATAGAAAAGCCATGGAAAATGTAAATTAATCAAACGATGGGAATGAAAGATTACATTTCAATTTTCATAGCTAAGATAATACTGCAAACACCGGTTTAGTAATAACCGCTTTCACGCGCTTCTTTGATTATTTATTCCGCTTTTTAGCACCTTTTATTGCAtgtgaaaaaaaattgtaagtatttccaataaatattgATAATGAACACATTTTTGCATATCGTCTCATTTTCATCAAATTCCGCTACTATATTTACAAGTGGTAACGCATAATGTTTTCTCCTAAAATTCCCATAAaaaatactctgttttctcCTAAAATTACCATAGCTATATCTAATAAGAAAATTCCATGTTAGTAATTTCTAACGATGCACATTTCTCTATTTCACACTAAATGATTTATtgttaactttttttatttattctactaaatttaaaaatagtaaTTTCAACAAGTCCCGTTATAATCTCAAGAATCAGGAGTGAAAACAAATTTTACTAAATATAATTGGGAGCTTCAGTTTGGCCGAATAATTTAAGTTTATAAAATGAATACTGAACATATTATATTGTGTTTTTAACTGCAATCTATCTCATAATGAATACTGAAAATATTGTAGCACTACTAGTACTAATTAGTAACTAACTATGCTTTCCCTCTTCTACTAATTAAACTCACattgtttacaagttttaaaaaaaagaactcCAAATAGAGACGCTCTTCTTCACTCATTTCTTTGATAACCGTCGTTTGGCGCCAAATATGAATATACTTTCTATTTAAAGGGGAAAAGGGAGTCTCTGTAAAGCGGAAACACAATTTCGGAGAGATCAACTCTACGCCATATAATCTTATGCTGCAATATTCAAGAAAATTGATAGCACTCAAATTTATCCACGATTGGAAAAGGAAGCCGTCGATCACTGTCTTTACTCTGTGAGGTTTAAGCGCTGGCCCATCTTTCAATGTTATTATCTTGTTTTCCGACTTAGTGTTTGGTTGATTTTGCGTGGGAAATCGTATGAGATTGAGATTTTATATGTGGAGCTAGAGAGTGATCTTCGTTTTTGCTTTAATTGGTGTAAAAATGCTTGCAAATGAGTTTCAGTAATGTTCCAATGTTGTACTCCCAATTTCCTCTAAATTTATTGGCATTAGTAGTTTGTCGTTGCCTTAACTTATCTGTTTCTAT
Proteins encoded in this window:
- the LOC121741705 gene encoding E3 ubiquitin-protein ligase MBR2-like, which gives rise to MLCLLNLVLLQVLYQFTVQSHLGVHLESRMLFKALEESSGQDRLIHENQLPFSFQEIRGLILASLRCHGSTGLSEEMIRASMKERKHGALESVEQCCICQEDYVDGDDLGILDCKHEFHIEKWLLLKNRCPICNRKAMENVN